From Nicotiana tabacum cultivar K326 chromosome 20, ASM71507v2, whole genome shotgun sequence, one genomic window encodes:
- the LOC142174235 gene encoding uncharacterized protein LOC142174235, whose product MLDKAKQMQWISGFDVGRKNSVNISHLLYAYDTLSFCGVDRNQVLYLNLTLLIFEALSCLYINMLKSVIYPVNEVHNMEELAGILGCTIGTLPTTYKGLPLRGGGKFKSEAIWNGVTEKFEKRLASWQLQYISMGGKLTLINSVLDSNPTYYVTISDE is encoded by the coding sequence ATGTTGGACAAAGCTAAGCAGATGCAGTGGATTAGTGGCTTTGATGTGGGGAGAAAAAATTCAGTAAACATCTCACATTTGCTCTATGCATATGACACACTGAGTTTTTGTGGGGTAGACAGAAATCAGGTGCTCTATTTAAACCTAACTCTACTTATTTTTGAAGCTCTTTCATGTTTGTATATCAACATGCTCAAGAGTGTGATTTACCCCGTAAATGAGGTGCACAACATGGAGGAATTGGCAGGAATACTGGGTTGTACCATAGGGACTCTCCCAACTACCTATAAGGGGCTTCCACTGAGGGGGGGGGGCAAATTTAAATCAGAAGCTATATGGAATGGGGTGACGGAAAAGTTTGAAAAAAGGCTAGCATCATGGCAGTTGCAGTATATATCAATGGGTGGAAAATTGACCCTGATTAATAGTGTCCTTGATAGCAATCCCACTTACTATGTCACTATATCTGATGAGTAG
- the LOC142174234 gene encoding putative F-box protein At1g60370 codes for MEGTFSEFTITTTKKRRMEEKREFASDMVFEILTWLPAKSLMRFRCVSKAWNSLIRHEPDFVKLHNARFQTRPLASRLLFEIGTHYHEVVESRTSNLPTQVEGFSLQLARPRHYFDFDEVTICSNPCNGLVCFYNHKDTLSYLYNVTTGEIKALPSSLTRLPKGRRGPTLFLGFDPATERYKLLHFVFYENEKKPMIKILTLGTTSWRRIQQDEYPLPFNSFYSCYAHEGIFLNGVVYWIAFKSQFAYFNFTEEKFGTPSYPQGRSRTLVLNKMQTALLGKLDIRCGFRPENCNLVYDEVNKVFVKSKSNPDLDKEKVALLAPKNVDDETTLCGNIVLATGSVNSAPTSLVFADHHFRLYRVSSFVENIIPLTFIDV; via the coding sequence ATGGAAGGAACCTTCAGTGAGTTCACAATTACTACCACCAAAAAGCGGCGGATGGAGGAGAAGCGTGAATTTGCAAGTGACATGGTATTCGAGATATTAACATGGCTTCCAGCGAAGTCTCTTATGCGATTCAGGTGTGTTTCTAAAGCTTGGAACAGTTTGATACGACATGAACCCGACTTTGTCAAGTTGCACAATGCTCGTTTTCAAACCCGTCCTCTAGCCAGCCGCCTCTTATTTGAAATAGGAACACACTATCATGAAGTTGTAGAAAGCCGCACTTCCAATTTACCAACACAAGTTGAAGGATTCTCTTTACAGCTCGCACGTCCTCGTCATTATTTCGACTTTGATGAAGTTACTATTTGCTCAAATCCTTGCAATGGCCTTGTTTGTTTCTATAACCATAAAGATACTCTAAGTTACTTGTATAATGTCACCACAGGGGAGATAAAAGCTTTACCATCTTCTCTAACGAGGCTTCCGAAAGGACGACGGGGTCCTACGTTGTTTCTGGGATTTGATCCGGCCACGGAAAGATACAAATTGCTTCATTTTGTTTTCTACGAGAATGAGAAAAAACCAATGATCAAGATTCTAACACTAGGAACCACCTCCTGGAGAAGAATCCAACAAGATGAGTACCCCCTAccatttaattcattttattcatgTTATGCTCATGAAGGTATCTTTCTCAATGGGGTAGTTTATTGGATTGCGTTTAAAAGTCAATTTGCCTACTTCAACTTCACAGAAGAGAAGTTTGGAACTCCTTCGTACCCACAAGGGCGTAGTCGGACTCTTGTACTGAATAAAATGCAAACTGCACTTTTGGGAAAGTTGGATATCCGCTGTGGCTTCAGACCTGAAAATTGCAATTTGGTATATGATGAGGTCAACAAAGTTTTTGTGAAATCCAAATCTAACCCGGACTTGGACAAGGAGAAGGTTGCCTTGCTTGCACCAAAAAACGTTGATGATGAAACTACATTGTGTGGAAACATAGTTTTAGCAACAGGCAGTGTTAATAGCGCCCCAACTTCCTTGGTATTCGCTGATCATCATTTCAGGTTATATCGTGTTAGCAGTTTTGTTGAGAATATTATCCCATTAACATTTATTGATGTTTAG